In Phosphitispora fastidiosa, the genomic stretch GGCTATGAAAAATACATGGCCGGGCTTTTTAAAGTGGGTGAAACCCAGATGTATGTTAACCGGGGGCTGGGTGTAAATAATATTCCCCTGCGTTTCCTCACCAGGCCGGAGATAACGGTGATTACCCTACATGCGGAAAATCAATGATGCCGGAAACAGGGTGGCTGTGGGAGGATAATGTTATGTGTGAATCAGGCCTGCTCCGGATATTCAAAATCGGTTCGCCGGTGGATGCAGATATTGCGGATTGGAATGCCGTGCTGCAGGAGGCTGGAAGGCATCAGGTTGCAGAACTGCTGGCCAAAATGGTCAAACAGGCCCCTGAAGGTGCAGTGCCTCCTGAGGTGATGGCCTCTTTAAAAAAAATATATTCCTGGACCTTTATGGCTAACGTCTGGCGGGCCAGAGAAACAGAAAACGTCATCCTGCTGCTGCAAAAAGCCGGCATCAGGTGTATCGTCCTCAAAGGAATACCCCTGGCTGAAAGACTTTATGGAGATATCGGGGTCAGGAATAGCTGGGATATTGACCTTTTGGTAGAAGAGGACAAACTCTGCCTGGCTGTGGCAACACTTAAGCTGGACGGCTATCTACAGCAAAAGTTTAATGTGGAATTATTGCTTGCTGATTTAGAGCACGATATCAGAATGGAAAAGAAAACCCCCCTGGGATCCTGCTGGGTGGAACTCCATTATAAATATACCCATCGCAAGAGCCAAAACATTGCAATGGCTGAAGTATGGGAGAGGGCAGGCAGCGGGGTCTTCGGTGACGGCAAAACGCCGGTCGGGGAGTTGGCGCCGCTAGACCTGGTACTGAGCTTATGCCTTCATTCTGCGGGGCACAATTTCAGCATTTTCAGAAATGTTCTTGATGTGGTACAGGCCATTGAGGTGGAAGGCAGTCATATTGACTGGAAGGAATTTGCCCGGATTGCCAAAAGATACGGGATTTCCTACCGAGTGTATGCCTCTCTGTATTATGCTGCCATAATGTTTCAGGCACCGGTGCCTTTATCTGTCCTTGGAGACCTGAAACCACCTGCCTATGTGTGTAATCTGCTGGCAAAGGAGTGTCTGCCCGATACTCTGCCTCAGGGGCTGAGTCCCTTAACCAGCGGGGTAGTCCGCAATGAAGGAGTTATTGGTTACTTAATGGCATCATGGCGCAAAATGTTTCCGCCAATTCTAAGAATAAAGAGCTCCTATCACATCAGTACCTTCAGGGCTCTGTTCTTCTATCCGAAGCGCCTGGTATATTTGATTGCCAAGCCGTTTGGGGTGAGAAAAAAATGAGCGCTATAGCCGGCATTTTTCACCTGAATGATGAACCAATAACTATTGACCATGGCCTGAAGATGATGCAGGCTTTACAGCAGTATCCTGCTGATGATGTTCAGGTATGGCATCAGCACAATATATTTCTGGGCTGTCATGCCCAGTGGATCACCCCGGAATCTGTCGGTGAACGGCTGCCTTACTATGACAGTACCAGACAGTTAGCCATTACGGCTGATGCTATTATAGATAATCGTTATGATTTGTTTGAGGCCTTGCAGGTGGAACCGGCGCTTAGAAAAGAGATGCCGGACAGTGAGTTGATTTTACTAGCTTACCAAAAGTGGGGCCAAGATGCCCCCAAGCATCTGATAGGTGATTTTGCCTTTATGATTTGGGACGGGAAAAAGCGCCTGCTCTTTGGAGCCAGGGACTTTTCCGGAACCCGGACCCTCTATTTTTACCGCAGCCATCAGCGCTTTGCTTTCTGTACCATCATGGAGCCTTTGTTTTCTTTACCATATGTCGCGAAAGAAATAAATGAACAGTGGCTGGCTGAATTCCTGGCTATGCCTGACATGTATGAGACTATCGACCCCTCTTCATCAGTCTTCAAAAATATAGAACAAATACCTCCTGCACATACAATTTCTGTTAGTGGCTCTACAATAAGGTTTTCCCGGTACGTCACCTTGGCCGGGGGTGAAAAATTAAATTTGAAATCAAACCAGGAATACGAAGAAGCCTTTTGCGAGGTATTCCAAAACGCGGTAACGGCGCGGATACGTACTCACCGTCCGGTGGGCGCACATTTAAGCGGGGGCCTGGATTCGGGTTCGGCAGCCGCTTTTGCTGCCAGGGCTTTGCAAATGGAGAATAAGCAGCTGCATACCTTCAGCTATATCCCTGTAAGTGACTTTACAGATTGGACTCCCAAACACCGGTTGGCGGATGAAAGACCGTTTATGCAGTCAGTTGTCCGGCATGCAGGCAATATTCAGGCTAATTACCTGGATTTTGCCGGTAAAAGCCCTTTATCAGAAATTGACGCTATGCTGGAAATGCTGGAGATGCCCTACAAATTTCCGGAAAACTCCTATTGGATCAAAGGAATATATGAAGCAGCCCGGCAGGAGGGGATAGGGGTACTGCTGGACGGAGCCAGGGGCAATTTAACCATATCATGGGGCCCGGCATTGGAATACTACACAAGGCTTTTAAAGAGGCTGCACTGGTTCCGGCTTTACCGTGAAATAAATGAATACAGCAAAAACATTGGTCTTAAGAAATCACGCGTAATGTCAGCTTTGAGAAAAAAGCTCCTGCTGTCTGTAAAACAGGGTCTGCGTTCCCGGGGTCAGGGCAATTTCCCCATATACATCAGCCCTGAACTGGCTAAACGGACTAAGGTCTTTGAAAAACTGCAGGAGCATGGTATTAGTCCTGACGGCTTTTCAAGGCAGAATGCTTATGAGACCAGGGAAACACATTTTCGGCAGTTATATTCCTGGATGGTAAACGGCACCCTTGGGTCCAAGGCTTCGCTGCATTACTCCTTATGGGAACGTGACCCGACAAATGATATCAGGGTGGTCAGCTTTTGTCTGTCGGTTCCCAAGGAGCAGCTTGTCCAAAACGGTTTGGACCGCGCACTAATCCGGAGGGCAGCGAAAAACATTCTGCCTGATAAGGTCAGGTTAAACCAGCGGGTCCGGGGTTTTCAAAGCGCTGACGGGGTACATAGAATGGCCGGTTCCTGGGATGTTTTTATCAGCGAACTGCAGCAGATGGCTGCGGACCGGACTGCCGCTGAACTGTTTGATACAGCGGTCATTAATAATGCTATTTCGGGGATCAGAGAACCGAAGCCCGAATACATTGTGGATTTTAATTTTAAGATTCTAATGCGGAGTCTGGTAGTTTACAGATTCGTTAAAAAGATGTCCGGGAAGGAGGTGGTCATATGAAAAAGGAATGGCAAAGACCGGTAGTGGAGACTCTTGATATTGCTGAAACAATGCTCGGAACAGGGATGTCTAATATTGATTTTAGTTATTCAGATGAAGATGAAACAGTTTTTTTGCATAGCTCCTAACGGTTAATTTGCCAACCAATAATTTTGGTTAAATGTTTATATTTCTCCCTTATACGGGTTACCGGTATAAGGGCCCCTTTTTCAAAACTTGGTCTGTCCGCCTGGAGTGAGAAAAATGACAACTTCTGCTGCCAAAACGGTCTATAAGGCTTTTGGATTAACTCTTCAGAGTGAAATTCCTTTTCCGGAACTGCATCAAATCTGTGGAAATGAGAATATGGCTGATGTTGTCATTGAAATTTCCGATTTAACCGGATTATGGTCGGAATATGCCCGGCAGGATGAAAAAATCATCTGCACCAAAGAATTTGTCATGTTTCGGCTTCCCCAAGCAGTTGTCTTCTGCATCAGAGAGGGTAAAAAAATCACCGTTTCACCTCTGCGGGATTTTGATGCAGCTATGGTCAGGGTGTTTATCCTGGGAACCTGTATGGGGGCGCTGCTGCTGCAGAGGAGGGTGCTGCCGCTGCATGGGAGCGCAGTCGCTATAGCCGGCAGGGCATATGGTTTTATCGGTGATTCGGGAGCGGGGAAATCGACCCTTGCCTCAGCCATGATAAGCAGGGGATACCGGCTTCTCACTGATGATGTCTTAGCAGTAACTTTTTCTCACGAGGGCATTCCCTTGGTTATCCCGTCTTATCCGCAGCAAAAGCTGTGCCGGGAAAGCCTGAATGAGCTGGGAATGGAAGCAGGCCTTTATCGTCATATATATGATCGGGAAAACAAATATGGGATACCTGTACCTGAAGAATTTTATGCTGGGCCATTACCGTTGGCCGGCTTATTTGAACTGGTTACCACAAAAGAAGAAGGGATAGAAATCCGTCCCCTTGCAAGGCTGGAAAGACTTTACTCTCTTTATTACCAAACATACCGTAAATTTCTCATTCCCCGTCTTAATTTGATGGAATGGCATTTTAAGACCTCAACAAGCATTGCGAGCCGGATTGATTTTTTTCAGCTGCGCAGGCCGGATACCGGGTTTAGCGCTCCTCATCTAGTATCATTGATTTTAAAAACCATAAATCAGGAGGGATAGCGCATGAGCTCATCCACAAATATTCAATCCGGTCACACCGTCGTCCAGAGCAAGGAAAATATAGCAAGTGATATGGATGGGGAAAAAGTCATCCTCAGTGTCTCTCAGGGAAAGTACTACAATTTGGGTGAAGTCGGGGGCAGAATCTGGGATATTATTGAGAGGCCAATTTCTGTTAAAGATTTAACTGCCGCTCTAGTGGCGGAATATGAGGTAGCCCAAGACATATGTGAAGAGCAGATAATTTCTTTTTTGGATGATTTGCTAAAGGAAGGCTTAATAATTTCCGATAATATTATAGTGGATGAGTAGGAAAACAAATGGGATTTGCAAAAAGGGTAAGGCGATTTATTTATTTGCATAGAAAGACTCAGCTCTTATTTGTCGAGGCCTGTATTTATCTGGGCTGGGCGCGTTTTCTGGTATATCTGCCCTTCTCATGGGTTGCTCCCTATCTGGGGGTGC encodes the following:
- a CDS encoding nucleotidyltransferase domain-containing protein, with the translated sequence MCESGLLRIFKIGSPVDADIADWNAVLQEAGRHQVAELLAKMVKQAPEGAVPPEVMASLKKIYSWTFMANVWRARETENVILLLQKAGIRCIVLKGIPLAERLYGDIGVRNSWDIDLLVEEDKLCLAVATLKLDGYLQQKFNVELLLADLEHDIRMEKKTPLGSCWVELHYKYTHRKSQNIAMAEVWERAGSGVFGDGKTPVGELAPLDLVLSLCLHSAGHNFSIFRNVLDVVQAIEVEGSHIDWKEFARIAKRYGISYRVYASLYYAAIMFQAPVPLSVLGDLKPPAYVCNLLAKECLPDTLPQGLSPLTSGVVRNEGVIGYLMASWRKMFPPILRIKSSYHISTFRALFFYPKRLVYLIAKPFGVRKK
- a CDS encoding lasso peptide isopeptide bond-forming cyclase produces the protein MSAIAGIFHLNDEPITIDHGLKMMQALQQYPADDVQVWHQHNIFLGCHAQWITPESVGERLPYYDSTRQLAITADAIIDNRYDLFEALQVEPALRKEMPDSELILLAYQKWGQDAPKHLIGDFAFMIWDGKKRLLFGARDFSGTRTLYFYRSHQRFAFCTIMEPLFSLPYVAKEINEQWLAEFLAMPDMYETIDPSSSVFKNIEQIPPAHTISVSGSTIRFSRYVTLAGGEKLNLKSNQEYEEAFCEVFQNAVTARIRTHRPVGAHLSGGLDSGSAAAFAARALQMENKQLHTFSYIPVSDFTDWTPKHRLADERPFMQSVVRHAGNIQANYLDFAGKSPLSEIDAMLEMLEMPYKFPENSYWIKGIYEAARQEGIGVLLDGARGNLTISWGPALEYYTRLLKRLHWFRLYREINEYSKNIGLKKSRVMSALRKKLLLSVKQGLRSRGQGNFPIYISPELAKRTKVFEKLQEHGISPDGFSRQNAYETRETHFRQLYSWMVNGTLGSKASLHYSLWERDPTNDIRVVSFCLSVPKEQLVQNGLDRALIRRAAKNILPDKVRLNQRVRGFQSADGVHRMAGSWDVFISELQQMAADRTAAELFDTAVINNAISGIREPKPEYIVDFNFKILMRSLVVYRFVKKMSGKEVVI
- a CDS encoding paeninodin family lasso peptide; translated protein: MKKEWQRPVVETLDIAETMLGTGMSNIDFSYSDEDETVFLHSS
- a CDS encoding lasso peptide biosynthesis PqqD family chaperone, with protein sequence MSSSTNIQSGHTVVQSKENIASDMDGEKVILSVSQGKYYNLGEVGGRIWDIIERPISVKDLTAALVAEYEVAQDICEEQIISFLDDLLKEGLIISDNIIVDE